From the genome of Anopheles moucheti chromosome 3, idAnoMoucSN_F20_07, whole genome shotgun sequence, one region includes:
- the LOC128301860 gene encoding uncharacterized protein LOC128301860 isoform X1 → MGDSTHNRFGTISGGTPAELVEASTTIKQEPLDEDASHSQSKEPSTATFQEASSSNCSSRDPLAEEIEFGETGISFQNAFFNVVGNEIKTENIIADEIEDNSDIVGSSTKRRKTCDEDSGDELGAARSSRQSIVPMSTNKFSHVWLHFIIQGKGAKCRYCGKFISMSNRSTSNLKRHMKTLHPSIPIHRAATMEATSSTSKDEITTLEPGTSKNLKSHPTLYSNIVRNADSAHTAKKPPTPQPSKSSAPMNGQGAENCTYVIEVLNNAPNVATEQTQPKERLKVLTPNILNCNMKAKYSTNTASSSIKQAPVTKHDTPNTKNCAHCACFDKFVTEHNRKVDQFLVKQQKIVNDMFKAHRSIMDKLQQIETNLANQTNRLEVRHEQEQTGELTHSPADANEFVQLPEYAFEMRHIQHQAEPHQHMGEYPEEVQLFSFSRMESEEELIEFEKRLSDSEYFKEAYNWLNSLITETNCGNRMLAALDLLFDKVFVNMCSWTGRGRGNTQKAPIRCRRNLLQLFKVIGSTRKAIVSRTDVEVFFIKKLKQSKQRLNMQGFRKPTCHIKRVHIVE, encoded by the exons ATGGGCGATTCAACACACAATCGCTTTGGTACAATATCAGGAGGTACCCCGGCG GAATTGGTTGAAGCATCAACCACGATAAAGCAAGAACCTCTCGATGAAGACGCTTCTCATAGTCAATCCAAAGAACCAAGTACAGCAACCTTCCAGGAAGCAAGCTCATCGAACTGTAGCAGCCGGGACCCACTAGCAGAAGAAATCGAATTCGGCGAAACAGGCATTTCATTTCAGAACGCATTTTTCAATGTAGTgggaaatgaaatcaaaaccgAAAACATTATTGCAGATGAAATTGAAGACAACAGTGATATTGTTGGTTCCA GcacaaagagaagaaaaacgtGCGATGAAGATTCTGGCGATGAGCTGGGCGCAGCGAGAAGTTCACGGCAATCC ATTGTACCAATgtcaacaaacaaatttagTCACGTTTGGCTACATTTCATAATACAGGGCAAAGGAGCCAAATGCCGTTACTGTGGTAAATTCATCTCCATGTCGAATAGATCAACTTCGAATTTAAAGCGGCACATGAAAACCTTGCATCCTTCCATTCCAATTCATAGAGCTGCAACAATGGAGGCAACTTCTTCAACATCAAAGGATGAAATTACCACGCTTGAGCCAGGCACTTCTAAGAatctaaaatcccatccg ACTTTGTACTCCAACATAGTACGGAATGCCGATTCCGCTCATACCGCCAAAAAACCGCCAACACCACAACCTTCCAAATCCAGTGCCCCGATGAATGGGCAAGGTGCGGAGAATTGTACATACGTCATCGAAGTACTAAACAACGCACCGAATGTAGCAACCGAACAGACACAACCGAAGGAAAGATTGAAGGTACTGACACCCAACATACTAAATTGTAATATGAAAGCTAAGTACTCTACGAACACGGCTAGCAGTAGCATAAAACAAGCTCCGGTTACAAAGCACGATACACCAAACACGAAAAATTGCGCACATTGTGCttgttttgacaaatttgttacCGAACACAATAGAAAGGTAGACCAATTTTTGGTCAAACAGCAAAAGATCGTTAACGATATGTTTAAAGCACATCGATCCATCATGGATAAGCTCCAGCAGATAGAAACAAATCTAGCAAATCAAACCAACCGATTGGAAGTTAGGCACGAACAGGAGCAAACAGGAGAGTTGACACATTCCCCCGCGGATGCTAATGAATTCGTTCAGCTCCCGGAGTATGCGTTTGAGATGCGGCATATACAACATCAAGCAGAACCACACCAGCATATGGGAGAGTATCCGGAGGAGGTGCAATTGTTTAGCTTCTCCCGGATGGAGTCCGAGGAAGAGTTAATCGAATTCGAGAAGCGTTTAAGTGATTCCGAGTACTTTAAGGAAGCATACAACTGGCTAAACTCACTCATCACGGAAACGAACTGCGGAAACCGAATGTTGGCAGCACTCGATCTGCTGTTTGACAAGGTGTTTGTTAACATGTGCAGTTGGACTGGTAGGGGCAGAGGTAACACACAGAAGGCACCAATAAGATGCCGCAGGAATTTGCTTCAACTGTTTAAAGTGATCGGAAGCACTCGGAAGGCCATCGTATCTCGTACAGATGTGGAAGTTTTCTTCATTAAGAAACTTAAACAATCGAAGCAGAGATTAAACATGCAGGGTTTTCGTAAACCTACCTGTCATATAAAAAGAGTGCATATTGTTGAATAG
- the LOC128301860 gene encoding uncharacterized protein LOC128301860 isoform X2 has translation MGDSTHNRFGTISGGTPAELVEASTTIKQEPLDEDASHSQSKEPSTATFQEASSSNCSSRDPLAEEIEFGETGISFQNAFFNVVGNEIKTENIIADEIEDNSDIVGSSTKRRKTCDEDSGDELGAARSSRQSTLYSNIVRNADSAHTAKKPPTPQPSKSSAPMNGQGAENCTYVIEVLNNAPNVATEQTQPKERLKVLTPNILNCNMKAKYSTNTASSSIKQAPVTKHDTPNTKNCAHCACFDKFVTEHNRKVDQFLVKQQKIVNDMFKAHRSIMDKLQQIETNLANQTNRLEVRHEQEQTGELTHSPADANEFVQLPEYAFEMRHIQHQAEPHQHMGEYPEEVQLFSFSRMESEEELIEFEKRLSDSEYFKEAYNWLNSLITETNCGNRMLAALDLLFDKVFVNMCSWTGRGRGNTQKAPIRCRRNLLQLFKVIGSTRKAIVSRTDVEVFFIKKLKQSKQRLNMQGFRKPTCHIKRVHIVE, from the exons ATGGGCGATTCAACACACAATCGCTTTGGTACAATATCAGGAGGTACCCCGGCG GAATTGGTTGAAGCATCAACCACGATAAAGCAAGAACCTCTCGATGAAGACGCTTCTCATAGTCAATCCAAAGAACCAAGTACAGCAACCTTCCAGGAAGCAAGCTCATCGAACTGTAGCAGCCGGGACCCACTAGCAGAAGAAATCGAATTCGGCGAAACAGGCATTTCATTTCAGAACGCATTTTTCAATGTAGTgggaaatgaaatcaaaaccgAAAACATTATTGCAGATGAAATTGAAGACAACAGTGATATTGTTGGTTCCA GcacaaagagaagaaaaacgtGCGATGAAGATTCTGGCGATGAGCTGGGCGCAGCGAGAAGTTCACGGCAATCC ACTTTGTACTCCAACATAGTACGGAATGCCGATTCCGCTCATACCGCCAAAAAACCGCCAACACCACAACCTTCCAAATCCAGTGCCCCGATGAATGGGCAAGGTGCGGAGAATTGTACATACGTCATCGAAGTACTAAACAACGCACCGAATGTAGCAACCGAACAGACACAACCGAAGGAAAGATTGAAGGTACTGACACCCAACATACTAAATTGTAATATGAAAGCTAAGTACTCTACGAACACGGCTAGCAGTAGCATAAAACAAGCTCCGGTTACAAAGCACGATACACCAAACACGAAAAATTGCGCACATTGTGCttgttttgacaaatttgttacCGAACACAATAGAAAGGTAGACCAATTTTTGGTCAAACAGCAAAAGATCGTTAACGATATGTTTAAAGCACATCGATCCATCATGGATAAGCTCCAGCAGATAGAAACAAATCTAGCAAATCAAACCAACCGATTGGAAGTTAGGCACGAACAGGAGCAAACAGGAGAGTTGACACATTCCCCCGCGGATGCTAATGAATTCGTTCAGCTCCCGGAGTATGCGTTTGAGATGCGGCATATACAACATCAAGCAGAACCACACCAGCATATGGGAGAGTATCCGGAGGAGGTGCAATTGTTTAGCTTCTCCCGGATGGAGTCCGAGGAAGAGTTAATCGAATTCGAGAAGCGTTTAAGTGATTCCGAGTACTTTAAGGAAGCATACAACTGGCTAAACTCACTCATCACGGAAACGAACTGCGGAAACCGAATGTTGGCAGCACTCGATCTGCTGTTTGACAAGGTGTTTGTTAACATGTGCAGTTGGACTGGTAGGGGCAGAGGTAACACACAGAAGGCACCAATAAGATGCCGCAGGAATTTGCTTCAACTGTTTAAAGTGATCGGAAGCACTCGGAAGGCCATCGTATCTCGTACAGATGTGGAAGTTTTCTTCATTAAGAAACTTAAACAATCGAAGCAGAGATTAAACATGCAGGGTTTTCGTAAACCTACCTGTCATATAAAAAGAGTGCATATTGTTGAATAG
- the LOC128302792 gene encoding E3 SUMO-protein ligase ZBED1-like codes for MGDLPNKRYGTRSSDTPAQSVGRSSAIKQELRNEANFHLHTVESNMVDFQEASSSNCSSKDLLTDEVEVGETGLTFQDALFTIQEIKAEPTTADANEEIEDDDDMHESNLKRMKIDDLVESGTNSHVSKKVRNSVFEMRSMKGTSSVWQHFEKMQNSGKCLYCAKVIRHSKGSLSNLKRHLHAKHVGITLQRAAYCSSNGESNSKTHEEYSSAKQQSSSAIARPPVMDTFSPAMKPLPVDVQHRNQDELLLQLICQEFLPFSITESEAFKNYTYGLNPNYVIPSRKTVSEAILSREFNKSFHRVKSALENTSKVAITLDGWTNINNNTFYAITAHYIDKNNIFHSNFLQCSEFSIPHSERNMADWIAKVTEQFNITSKVVALVTDNASNLSSAAKELKVNHLPCFAHTLNLVVIKSIQNAIETIVKEVMRIVTYFRNSTTATEKLYDVQNQLNYPNLKLKQGI; via the exons ATGGGAGATCTACCAAACAAACGCTACGGTACAAGATCATCAGACACTCCAGCG CAATCAGTTGGCCGATCGAGTGCAATTAAACAAGAACTTCGCAATGAAGCCAATTTCCATCTACACACCGTGGAATCGAATATGGTAGATTTCCAGGAAGCAAGCTCATCGAATTGCAGCAGTAAGGACCTATTAACAGATGAAGTTGAAGTTGGTGAAACGGGCTTAACATTTCAGGATGCACTTTTCACGATACAAGAAATCAAAGCTGAACCAACAACAGCTGATGCCAACGAAGAAATTGAAGACGATGACGATATGCATGAATCAA atttaaaaagaatgaaaatagACGATCTGGTAGAATCAGGAACAAATTCACATGTATCGAAGAAGGTACGAAATTCG GTTTTTGAGATGAGGTCGATGAAAGGAACAAGCAGTGTGTGGCAACATTTTGAAAAGATGCAGAATTCCGGGAAGTGTTTATACTGTGCGAAGGTCATTCGGCACAGTAAAGGATCGTTATCTAATTTAAAACGCCATCTTCATGCAAAGCATGTGGGGATAACTTTACAACGTGCAGCGTATTGCTCATCGAATGGAGAGTCTAATTCCAAAACTCATGAAGAATATTcttcagcaaaacaacaatcgtCATCTGCAATTGCTCGACCGCCCGTAATGGACACGTTCTCTCCTGCAATGAAACCACTACCAGTTGATGTCCAGCACAGAAATCAGGATGAACTTTTGTTGCAACTTATATGTCAAGAATTCCTACCATTTTCGATAACCGAGAGTGAGGCATTCAAAAATTACACTTATGGTCTCAATCCCAATTATGTCATACCTAGCAGGAAAACGGTTTCCGAAGCAATACTGTCACGAGAATTCAACAAAAGTTTTCATAGAGTAAAAAGTGCATTAGAAAACACCTCAAAAGTAGCAATAACCTTAGACGGATGGACAAACATCAATAATAATACGTTTTATGCAATAACAGCGCATTAcattgataaaaataatatttttcattccaattTTCTACAATGTTCGGAATTTTCGATTCCGCATTCGGAACGTAATATGGCTGATTGGATAGCCAAAGTAACGGAGCAGTTCAACATAACCAGCAAGGTAGTTGCTTTAGTAACGGATAATGCGAGTAATTTGTCATCTGCTGCGAAAGAGCTTAAAGTGAACCATCTCCCTTGTTTTGCACATACCTTAAATCTAGTGGTAATaaagtccatccaaaatgcaATCGAAACCATTGTAAAAGAAGTAATGCGAATAGTTACGTACTTCAGGAACAGTACTACtgctaccgaaaaactgtatgATGTTCAAAACCAATTGAATTATCCAAATCTCAAATTAAAACAAGGT atttaa